One part of the Mariniblastus fucicola genome encodes these proteins:
- the hisD gene encoding histidinol dehydrogenase, protein MLKIIQASEFNAQSFPHSIDGETLGVAQSIVDDVRENGETAIRKYAEKFGERTSDQPLLIPREELDAALARISAKDSDLLHRVSARIQKFAAAQLNCLSELTTEVPGGKAGHTIEPIEHAGCYAPAGRYALPSTVMMTAVTARVAGCKRVTVASPNPSDMILATAAVSGADNVLAVGGAHAISAMAYGFDGLDRCDMIAGPGNRFVTAAKKIVHGDCGIDMIAGPSELVLVADESADPATVAADLLGQAEHDDDARPFLITTSAAIADMVSLEVEKQVKELPSCETATTSITNNGAAIVCDSIDQAIDICNRIAPEHLELHVENADSVAAQIRNAGCIFIGHNSAEVFGDYGVGPNHTLPTSGTARFTAGLNVFTFLRVRTWLKLDAAPPELVADTARLAEIEGLIGHQQSALRRSTE, encoded by the coding sequence ATGCTAAAAATCATACAAGCATCCGAATTCAACGCTCAATCATTTCCGCACTCGATCGATGGGGAGACTCTGGGTGTTGCCCAATCGATCGTCGATGACGTCCGCGAAAATGGTGAAACAGCCATTCGAAAGTACGCTGAAAAATTCGGCGAACGAACTTCCGATCAACCACTCCTGATTCCGCGAGAAGAACTCGACGCCGCGTTGGCTCGGATCTCAGCCAAAGATTCCGACCTGCTCCACCGAGTCAGTGCACGGATCCAAAAGTTCGCCGCCGCTCAATTGAACTGCCTCAGCGAGCTAACGACCGAAGTTCCTGGCGGCAAAGCGGGCCACACGATCGAACCCATCGAACACGCGGGCTGTTACGCTCCGGCGGGTCGCTATGCCCTGCCCTCGACCGTCATGATGACCGCCGTTACAGCTCGCGTCGCGGGTTGCAAACGAGTCACCGTGGCCTCGCCCAACCCGTCCGACATGATCCTTGCAACTGCAGCGGTTTCTGGCGCTGACAATGTATTGGCGGTCGGTGGAGCACACGCGATTTCTGCGATGGCTTACGGATTCGACGGGCTTGATCGATGCGACATGATCGCTGGCCCGGGTAACCGATTCGTCACCGCGGCGAAGAAGATTGTGCACGGCGACTGCGGCATCGACATGATTGCCGGGCCCTCAGAACTGGTTTTGGTCGCCGACGAATCTGCCGATCCAGCGACCGTTGCCGCGGACTTACTCGGACAAGCCGAACATGACGATGACGCGAGGCCGTTTCTGATCACGACCAGCGCCGCCATCGCCGACATGGTTTCTCTGGAAGTCGAAAAACAGGTGAAGGAGCTTCCTTCCTGCGAGACAGCTACGACATCGATCACCAACAACGGTGCTGCCATCGTTTGCGATTCGATTGATCAAGCCATCGACATTTGCAATCGCATCGCGCCGGAGCATCTTGAGCTTCACGTCGAAAACGCCGATTCGGTCGCGGCGCAAATCCGCAACGCCGGCTGCATTTTCATCGGCCACAATTCCGCGGAAGTCTTCGGCGACTACGGCGTTGGACCGAACCACACGCTGCCGACTTCCGGCACCGCTAGGTTTACTGCGGGACTGAACGTGTTCACTTTCCTTCGCGTGCGGACTTGGCTAAAGCTCGACGCAGCACCTCCTGAATTGGTTGCCGACACCGCGCGACTGGCGGAAATCGAAGGACTAATCGGACACCAACAATCGGCATTGCGACGGTCGACGGAATAG
- the cas2 gene encoding CRISPR-associated endonuclease Cas2 — protein sequence MYVLVTYDVSTIDKEGRKRLRQIAKICLNYGQRVQNSVFELLVDPAQWAECKAKLLEAYKPEEDSMRFYYLGANWHRRVEHAGAKPGVDISGPLII from the coding sequence ATGTACGTGTTGGTAACTTACGACGTGAGCACAATCGACAAAGAAGGCAGGAAACGATTGCGGCAGATCGCGAAGATTTGTTTGAACTACGGGCAACGCGTGCAGAATTCTGTCTTTGAGTTGCTGGTCGATCCGGCTCAGTGGGCCGAATGCAAGGCCAAGCTGTTGGAGGCTTACAAGCCTGAAGAGGACAGCATGCGTTTCTACTATCTCGGTGCGAACTGGCATCGGCGAGTCGAGCATGCTGGCGCCAAACCTGGCGTCGATATCTCTGGTCCGCTGATCATTTGA
- the cas1c gene encoding type I-C CRISPR-associated endonuclease Cas1c gives MKKHLNTLFVTTEGAYLKKDGQAVVVSIEKQNRLRLPLHNLDGIVCLGNIMCSPALMGACARAGVSISFLTPYGGFIAAVNGYSPGNVLLRREQYRRADDPDSTLHIARHFVSAKIANSRSVLLRAARDSRDAESKSALQSTAKLMMRNIRAARNATTLDSLRGTEGESANTYFSVFNQMMSNRVKGMEFTFRSRRPPLDRINALLSFLYSMLTHDARSACEATGLDAAVGFLHRDRPGRPGLSLDLIEEFRAFLADRLVLSLLNRKQIQARDFDVTESGAVLLKEKPRKEVLAAYQKRKQDVITHPFLNEKTTVGLLVHLQARLLARYLRGDIDDYPPFVWR, from the coding sequence ATGAAGAAGCATCTCAACACGCTGTTCGTGACGACTGAAGGAGCCTATCTGAAGAAGGACGGGCAGGCGGTCGTGGTATCAATCGAGAAACAGAATCGTCTACGATTGCCGCTGCACAATCTTGACGGAATCGTTTGCCTGGGCAACATCATGTGCAGTCCGGCATTGATGGGAGCCTGTGCCAGGGCGGGCGTCTCAATTTCATTCCTTACTCCGTATGGAGGATTCATCGCAGCCGTCAATGGGTACTCGCCCGGTAATGTTTTGCTGCGCCGCGAACAGTATCGTCGGGCGGACGATCCAGATTCAACACTACATATTGCCCGACATTTTGTGTCAGCGAAAATCGCCAACAGCCGCAGCGTACTTTTGCGAGCCGCTCGTGATTCGCGAGATGCGGAATCGAAATCTGCGCTTCAGTCGACTGCGAAGCTGATGATGCGAAACATTCGTGCGGCTCGAAACGCCACAACGCTCGATTCGTTGCGAGGGACCGAAGGCGAAAGCGCGAACACGTACTTCTCGGTGTTCAATCAAATGATGTCAAATCGTGTTAAAGGGATGGAGTTTACGTTCCGGTCACGGCGCCCGCCGCTCGACCGGATCAATGCACTGCTTTCTTTTCTCTACTCGATGCTCACCCACGATGCCCGCAGCGCGTGCGAAGCAACGGGCCTCGACGCAGCCGTTGGGTTTCTTCATCGCGATCGCCCGGGCCGTCCGGGACTATCGCTTGACTTGATCGAAGAATTCCGGGCCTTTCTGGCTGATCGCCTCGTGTTGTCTTTGCTAAATCGGAAACAGATTCAAGCCAGAGATTTTGACGTGACCGAAAGCGGCGCTGTGTTACTGAAGGAAAAACCACGCAAAGAAGTGCTGGCCGCCTATCAAAAGCGAAAACAGGATGTGATCACTCATCCATTTTTGAACGAGAAGACCACCGTTGGTTTGTTGGTTCATTTGCAGGCTCGATTACTGGCCCGATATCTGCGGGGTGACATCGACGACTATCCGCCTTTTGTTTGGAGATAA
- the cas4 gene encoding CRISPR-associated protein Cas4: MFTDNQLLPISALQHLIFCERQCALIHVEQLWAENVLTVEGRHLHDKAHDGPSETARDIRIARGLWLKSNRLGLIGQADVVEFHRGGVVRPIEYKRGKPKKDASDRIQLCAQTLCLEEMLETDIDEGFLFYGTRKRRTKVEFDASIRDLTMRKIERLRQMIEDRETPTARRMPKCEKCSLVELCLPDSQRFRNGVAAWNDRQFHCDDDVDDVPETDPFDIGLDLLEPR; this comes from the coding sequence ATGTTCACCGACAATCAACTGCTACCGATTTCAGCTCTGCAACATCTGATCTTCTGCGAACGGCAATGCGCACTGATTCATGTCGAGCAACTGTGGGCTGAAAATGTGTTAACGGTCGAAGGTCGGCACCTTCACGATAAAGCCCACGATGGACCTTCCGAAACAGCCAGGGATATTCGAATCGCACGAGGATTGTGGCTCAAGTCGAATCGGCTTGGTTTGATCGGCCAGGCTGACGTCGTAGAGTTTCATCGCGGCGGAGTCGTCAGGCCCATCGAATACAAACGCGGTAAGCCGAAAAAAGATGCTTCGGATCGTATCCAGCTTTGCGCTCAAACATTGTGCCTCGAAGAAATGCTAGAGACCGACATCGACGAAGGATTCCTATTCTACGGCACCCGAAAGAGACGGACCAAAGTTGAGTTTGATGCGTCGATTCGTGATTTGACCATGCGAAAAATCGAACGGCTGCGGCAGATGATCGAAGACCGGGAAACGCCGACCGCGCGGCGCATGCCGAAGTGCGAAAAGTGTTCCCTGGTCGAACTGTGCTTGCCGGACAGCCAACGATTTCGCAACGGTGTTGCCGCATGGAACGATCGTCAGTTTCACTGCGACGATGACGTGGACGATGTTCCGGAAACAGATCCTTTCGATATCGGCCTTGACCTTCTGGAGCCCCGATGA
- the cas7c gene encoding type I-C CRISPR-associated protein Cas7/Csd2, producing the protein MDHRYDFVLFFDVTDGNPNGDPDAGNLPRVDPETGHGLVTDVCLKRKVRNFVGTVKEEKPPFEIYVKERAVLNSVHDRAYQALKLDPKKAKQPQVEQCRQWMCQNFYDVRTFGAVMSTKVNCGQVRGPIQMAFSRSVDPIVSLEHAITRCAVATEKEAEKQDGDNRTMGRKFTVPYGLYRCHGFVNPFFAKQTGFSKDDLDLFWKSLEQMFELDRSASRGQMSPQALVVFEHKDALGNAAAHKLQQRVTTELVASDQPPRTFGDYKLNVDEDNLPEGISIQRKF; encoded by the coding sequence ATGGATCACCGCTACGATTTTGTACTGTTTTTTGATGTCACTGACGGCAACCCTAACGGCGATCCTGACGCGGGCAATTTGCCGCGAGTCGATCCGGAAACTGGCCACGGGCTGGTAACAGACGTCTGCCTCAAACGCAAAGTGCGAAACTTTGTCGGCACGGTCAAAGAAGAGAAGCCTCCTTTCGAAATTTACGTTAAAGAGCGCGCCGTACTCAACAGCGTCCACGATCGAGCGTATCAAGCCTTGAAACTTGACCCTAAGAAGGCGAAACAACCTCAGGTCGAACAATGTCGCCAGTGGATGTGCCAGAACTTCTACGACGTTCGCACATTTGGAGCCGTGATGAGCACAAAAGTCAACTGCGGCCAAGTTCGCGGCCCAATTCAGATGGCATTTTCACGAAGTGTTGATCCGATTGTTTCACTTGAACACGCCATTACACGTTGTGCCGTCGCAACTGAGAAGGAAGCAGAGAAGCAGGACGGCGACAATCGAACGATGGGTCGCAAGTTCACGGTTCCTTACGGACTCTATCGATGCCATGGATTCGTGAATCCGTTCTTCGCCAAGCAAACTGGATTTTCCAAAGACGACCTTGATTTGTTTTGGAAATCGCTGGAGCAAATGTTCGAACTGGATCGTTCAGCGAGCCGCGGGCAAATGTCACCCCAAGCGTTGGTAGTGTTCGAACACAAGGACGCCTTGGGCAATGCTGCAGCCCACAAACTACAACAGCGTGTCACCACTGAGTTGGTTGCTTCCGATCAGCCGCCAAGGACATTCGGCGACTACAAACTGAATGTTGATGAGGACAACTTGCCAGAAGGAATCAGTATCCAGCGAAAGTTTTGA
- the cas8c gene encoding type I-C CRISPR-associated protein Cas8c/Csd1, producing MILQKLCEYYDRIAADPEQSIAAVGFAPQKIGFEVVIESDGSLHALQDIRDTSGRKPANRIIELPYGGKRANAIAPMFLWDKAEYLLGWVPPELKVEPDSESEKDKEKRQKKIDRVGLCFRAAQEFHIGFAEELLMPEYQSLVAFWKNWKPDSLTEEQLQFLADIGTGFGVFRIRKSTNFLHDIPAVQEFWAQSQTVAEDSDTDGFCLVSGSNTTLARLHPVVKGIAGAQSAGASIVSFNDDAFTSYGKEQSFNAPIGESSAFKYATVLNRMLERDSGRRLRIGDTTCVFWADQSTEAEEIEDIFAFGLDNDQFEDETRANEIGAMLSRIAQGEAEPPGAGTGFYVLGLSPNAARLSIRFWISGTAGELIERVAQHQARLEIAKGPKDKTFLPLWLILAQTARESKEIQPLLGGALLRSVLTGGRYPESLLSAIIRRIRAEREIRHPKAAIIKAILNHNHQKEISVMLDIERAEPSYHLGRLFASLERAQEDALPGLNATIKDRYFGAASSTPSSVFPRLIRMSQHHVGKLEAGKKVVAEKRLQEIMGRLDAFPPHLGLADQGLFAIGYYHQRQDFFTKKSKKED from the coding sequence ATGATCTTGCAAAAACTTTGCGAGTACTACGATCGAATCGCTGCCGATCCTGAGCAATCTATTGCGGCTGTCGGATTTGCTCCACAGAAAATCGGTTTCGAAGTAGTGATCGAATCCGACGGGAGCTTACACGCGCTACAGGATATTCGCGACACATCCGGTCGCAAACCAGCTAACCGGATCATCGAACTGCCTTATGGTGGCAAACGAGCAAACGCAATCGCGCCAATGTTTCTTTGGGACAAAGCCGAGTACTTGCTTGGCTGGGTTCCGCCTGAGTTGAAGGTCGAACCAGACAGCGAATCCGAAAAGGACAAAGAGAAGCGGCAAAAGAAAATTGATCGTGTTGGTCTCTGCTTTCGCGCAGCTCAGGAATTCCATATCGGTTTTGCTGAAGAACTTTTGATGCCAGAGTACCAATCACTTGTAGCGTTCTGGAAAAACTGGAAACCAGATTCGCTTACCGAAGAACAATTACAGTTTCTTGCCGACATCGGAACAGGCTTTGGGGTTTTCCGAATTCGAAAGTCAACCAACTTTTTACACGACATTCCAGCCGTTCAAGAATTTTGGGCCCAATCACAAACGGTAGCCGAAGACTCCGACACCGACGGTTTCTGTTTGGTCTCCGGCTCCAACACCACGCTTGCTCGCCTACATCCGGTAGTCAAGGGAATCGCTGGAGCCCAATCGGCCGGTGCTTCGATCGTCTCATTTAACGATGACGCCTTTACCAGCTACGGCAAAGAGCAAAGTTTCAATGCTCCCATCGGTGAAAGCTCGGCATTCAAATACGCCACGGTGCTCAATCGCATGCTTGAGCGTGATTCAGGCAGACGACTTCGGATCGGAGACACAACCTGTGTGTTCTGGGCCGATCAGTCAACCGAAGCCGAAGAAATCGAAGACATTTTTGCTTTCGGGCTCGATAACGATCAATTCGAAGATGAAACTCGGGCCAACGAAATTGGCGCTATGCTCAGTCGGATCGCTCAAGGCGAGGCTGAACCGCCGGGCGCTGGAACCGGGTTCTATGTTTTGGGATTATCTCCCAATGCCGCCCGGCTTTCGATCCGGTTTTGGATCAGCGGAACCGCAGGCGAACTAATCGAACGGGTTGCTCAACATCAAGCCCGACTCGAAATTGCCAAGGGTCCTAAAGACAAAACGTTTCTACCGCTTTGGCTGATCCTTGCTCAAACAGCCCGCGAGTCCAAGGAGATTCAACCGTTGCTCGGAGGTGCACTTTTGCGCAGTGTTTTGACAGGCGGTCGATACCCCGAATCACTTTTGTCAGCCATCATCCGACGCATTCGTGCCGAGCGTGAGATCCGGCATCCGAAAGCGGCAATCATTAAAGCAATCTTAAACCACAATCATCAAAAGGAGATATCAGTCATGCTTGATATTGAACGCGCCGAGCCATCGTATCACTTGGGGCGTTTGTTTGCCTCATTGGAGCGAGCTCAAGAAGATGCTCTTCCCGGACTCAACGCAACGATCAAGGATCGATATTTCGGCGCTGCGTCATCAACGCCCTCGTCCGTTTTCCCACGTCTGATTCGAATGAGTCAGCATCACGTCGGGAAACTTGAGGCTGGCAAGAAAGTCGTCGCTGAAAAACGCCTTCAGGAAATCATGGGGCGACTTGATGCGTTTCCGCCTCATCTGGGGCTTGCCGACCAAGGGCTATTCGCGATCGGGTACTACCACCAGCGACAGGATTTCTTCACCAAGAAATCGAAGAAGGAAGACTAA